Proteins found in one Paraburkholderia flava genomic segment:
- a CDS encoding DODA-type extradiol aromatic ring-opening family dioxygenase — MNRLPTLFLSHGAPTLPIDPSLPSGEFATLSAQLPRPESILMLSAHWGTAAPVASTAERPETIHDFYGFPRALYEIEYAAPGAPDVARRAAAMLDAHGVAASTQPHGLDHGAWVPMLLMFPDADIPVAQLSIQPHMDAAHHFRVGRALRELQDDGVMVIGSGQITHNLRAADFSARPEDADPRVAEFTDWFEDRLAARDIDALLDYRNRAPHAALMHPTDEHLLPVFAALGAADDNYTLQIQSLGTYQRALAMTNYVFGNA; from the coding sequence ATGAACCGCTTGCCTACCCTCTTCCTGTCCCACGGTGCACCGACGCTGCCGATCGACCCGTCGTTACCGTCCGGTGAATTCGCGACGCTGTCGGCGCAATTGCCGCGTCCCGAATCGATCCTGATGCTGTCGGCGCACTGGGGCACCGCCGCGCCGGTCGCGAGCACCGCCGAGCGTCCGGAGACGATTCACGACTTCTACGGCTTTCCGCGCGCGCTCTATGAGATCGAGTACGCGGCACCTGGCGCACCCGACGTCGCACGCCGCGCTGCTGCGATGCTCGACGCGCACGGCGTGGCCGCCTCGACGCAGCCGCACGGCCTCGATCACGGCGCGTGGGTGCCGATGCTGCTGATGTTCCCCGACGCCGACATTCCGGTCGCTCAATTGTCGATCCAGCCGCACATGGACGCCGCGCATCACTTTCGCGTCGGCCGTGCGTTGCGCGAGTTGCAGGACGATGGCGTGATGGTGATCGGCTCCGGCCAGATCACGCACAACCTGCGCGCCGCCGATTTTTCGGCGCGGCCGGAAGACGCCGATCCGCGCGTCGCCGAATTCACCGACTGGTTCGAGGACCGGCTGGCCGCGCGCGACATCGATGCGCTGCTCGACTACCGGAACCGTGCGCCGCACGCCGCACTGATGCATCCGACCGACGAGCATCTGCTGCCGGTATTCGCCGCGCTCGGTGCCGCGGATGACAACTACACGCTGCAGATCCAGTCGCTCGGTACGTATCAGCGTGCGCTCGCGATGACGAACTACGTATTCGGCAACGCGTAA
- a CDS encoding UbiX family flavin prenyltransferase, with protein MTVPLSSTSQAAAPRRLIVAITGATGAIYGVRLLETLRRVGGVQSHLLISSAGWLNVRHELQLSKDDVHALADVVHPVRDVGASIASGSFATDGMIVAPCSMKTLASIAHGLSDNLIARAADVTLKERRRLVLMVRETPLNLAHLRNMTAVTEMGGVIFPPLPAFYNAPKSIDEMVDHTVARVLDLFALGPALAPAWQGLRSSDDE; from the coding sequence ATGACGGTGCCGCTCTCCTCCACATCACAGGCCGCGGCACCGCGCCGGCTGATCGTCGCGATCACCGGTGCGACCGGCGCCATCTACGGCGTCCGGCTTCTCGAAACGCTGCGCCGCGTCGGCGGCGTGCAATCCCATCTGCTGATTTCCAGCGCGGGCTGGCTCAACGTCCGGCATGAACTGCAGTTGTCGAAAGACGACGTGCACGCGCTTGCCGACGTGGTCCATCCGGTGCGCGACGTCGGCGCGAGCATCGCGTCAGGCTCGTTCGCGACCGACGGCATGATCGTCGCGCCGTGCTCGATGAAAACGCTCGCGAGCATCGCGCACGGTCTGTCGGACAACCTGATCGCGCGCGCCGCCGACGTCACGCTGAAAGAGCGGCGCCGGCTCGTGCTGATGGTCCGCGAAACGCCGCTGAATCTCGCGCACCTGCGCAATATGACGGCCGTGACTGAGATGGGCGGCGTGATCTTTCCGCCGTTGCCGGCGTTTTACAACGCGCCCAAGTCGATCGATGAGATGGTCGATCACACCGTCGCGCGTGTCCTTGATCTGTTTGCGCTCGGGCCGGCGTTGGCGCCTGCGTGGCAAGGGCTGCGTTCCAGCGACGACGAGTAA
- the grxD gene encoding Grx4 family monothiol glutaredoxin, translated as MDTQQRIKQIVDENAVVLFMKGTAQFPMCGFSGRAIQILKACGVDEPKTVNVLEDDGVRQGIKEFSNWPTIPQLYVKGEFIGGSDIMMEMYQSGELQQLFAAA; from the coding sequence ATGGACACGCAACAACGCATCAAGCAAATCGTCGACGAAAACGCCGTCGTGCTCTTCATGAAGGGCACCGCGCAATTTCCGATGTGCGGCTTCTCGGGCCGCGCGATCCAGATCCTGAAGGCATGTGGCGTCGACGAACCGAAGACCGTCAACGTCCTCGAAGACGACGGCGTCCGCCAGGGCATCAAGGAATTCTCGAACTGGCCGACCATTCCGCAGCTGTACGTGAAGGGCGAATTCATCGGCGGCTCGGACATCATGATGGAGATGTACCAGTCGGGCGAACTGCAGCAACTGTTCGCCGCCGCCTGA
- the prmC gene encoding peptide chain release factor N(5)-glutamine methyltransferase → MDTAATLLRASPLPLLEARILLGHALGWRRTELITRADEPLDAVAIARYRALEARRVVGEPVAQLIGTREFFGLEFEVTADVLIPRPETELLVETALAALEGRSLSHAPRAPHAPRVLDLGTGSGAIAVAIAATRPDARVCATDRSAQALAVAARNAARLVDSRRPGGALRFLEGDWYAALDASNEAPFDVIVSNPPYIADGDPHLVQGDLRFEPRGALTDEADGLSAIRTIVAGAPARLAAGGALWIEHGYDQAAAVRTLLSAAGLRDVRSACDLAGIERISGGLASA, encoded by the coding sequence ATGGATACCGCTGCTACCCTGCTCCGTGCTTCGCCGTTGCCGTTGCTCGAAGCGCGCATTCTGCTCGGACATGCGCTCGGCTGGCGGCGTACTGAGCTGATCACGCGTGCGGACGAGCCGCTCGATGCTGTGGCGATCGCTCGTTATCGTGCGCTCGAAGCACGTCGGGTTGTGGGCGAGCCGGTTGCCCAGTTGATCGGCACGCGCGAATTCTTCGGGCTCGAATTCGAAGTTACTGCGGACGTGCTGATTCCACGGCCAGAGACGGAACTGCTGGTGGAGACTGCGCTGGCGGCGCTCGAAGGCCGGAGCCTGTCGCATGCGCCTCGCGCACCTCACGCACCTCGCGTGCTCGATCTCGGCACCGGCAGCGGCGCGATCGCGGTTGCGATTGCTGCAACACGACCCGACGCACGGGTCTGCGCGACCGACCGCTCGGCACAGGCGCTCGCGGTCGCGGCACGCAACGCTGCGCGGCTCGTCGATTCGCGTCGGCCCGGCGGTGCGTTACGCTTTCTCGAAGGCGACTGGTACGCGGCCCTCGACGCATCCAACGAAGCACCGTTCGACGTAATCGTCAGCAACCCGCCATATATCGCGGACGGCGATCCGCACCTGGTACAAGGCGATCTGCGCTTCGAACCGCGCGGCGCGCTCACCGACGAAGCAGACGGCCTGTCGGCCATTCGCACGATCGTCGCCGGTGCGCCGGCACGGCTCGCCGCCGGCGGCGCGCTGTGGATCGAGCACGGCTACGATCAGGCTGCCGCCGTGCGAACGCTGCTGTCGGCGGCCGGGTTGCGCGACGTCCGGTCGGCGTGCGATCTCGCCGGCATCGAGAGAATTAGCGGCGGACTCGCCAGTGCCTGA
- the prfA gene encoding peptide chain release factor 1 produces MKTSMQRKLDQLTTRLAELNDLLSREDITANLDQYRKLTREHAEIGPVVEHYGHWRQAAGDAATAQELLADPSMRDFAEDEVRAARERMEQLASELQKMLLPKDPNDDRNIFVEIRAGTGGDESALFAGDLLRMYLRYAERNRWQVEMMSASESDLGGYKEVIVRIAGEAAYSKLKFESGGHRVQRVPATETQGRIHTSACTVAVMPEADEIGEVEINPADLRIDTFRASGAGGQHINKTDSAVRVTHMPTGIVVECQDDRSQHKNKDRALKVLAARIKDRQYQEQHAKEAATRKSLVGSGDRSERIRTYNFPQGRLTDHRINLTLYRLDALMDGDLDELIAALVSEHQAELLASLGDAD; encoded by the coding sequence ATGAAAACGAGCATGCAACGCAAGCTCGACCAGCTCACTACGCGGCTGGCCGAACTGAACGATCTGTTGAGCCGCGAAGACATTACGGCCAATCTCGACCAGTACCGCAAACTCACACGCGAGCACGCGGAAATCGGTCCGGTCGTCGAGCATTACGGACACTGGCGCCAGGCCGCCGGCGATGCGGCGACCGCGCAGGAACTGCTCGCCGATCCGTCGATGCGCGACTTCGCCGAAGACGAAGTCCGCGCGGCGCGCGAACGGATGGAGCAACTGGCCAGCGAACTGCAGAAGATGCTGCTGCCGAAAGATCCGAACGACGACCGCAACATCTTCGTCGAAATCCGCGCGGGCACCGGCGGCGACGAATCGGCGCTGTTCGCGGGCGATCTGCTGCGGATGTACCTGCGCTACGCGGAACGCAACCGCTGGCAGGTCGAGATGATGTCGGCGAGCGAGTCGGATCTCGGCGGCTATAAGGAAGTGATCGTGCGGATCGCGGGCGAAGCCGCGTATTCGAAGCTGAAGTTCGAGTCGGGCGGCCATCGCGTGCAGCGTGTGCCGGCGACCGAAACGCAGGGGCGCATCCACACGTCCGCGTGCACGGTCGCCGTGATGCCCGAGGCCGATGAAATCGGCGAGGTCGAAATCAATCCGGCCGATCTGCGGATCGACACGTTCCGCGCGTCGGGCGCGGGTGGGCAGCACATCAACAAGACCGATTCGGCGGTGCGCGTCACGCACATGCCGACGGGGATCGTCGTCGAATGCCAGGACGATCGCTCGCAGCACAAGAACAAGGATCGCGCGCTGAAGGTGCTCGCCGCGCGGATCAAGGACCGGCAGTATCAGGAGCAGCACGCGAAGGAAGCGGCGACGCGCAAGAGCCTCGTCGGTTCGGGCGATCGCTCGGAGCGCATCCGCACTTACAACTTTCCGCAGGGCCGCCTCACCGATCACCGGATCAACCTGACGCTGTACCGGCTCGACGCGCTGATGGACGGCGATCTCGACGAACTGATCGCGGCGCTCGTCAGCGAGCATCAGGCGGAACTGCTCGCATCGCTCGGCGACGCGGACTGA
- the hemA gene encoding glutamyl-tRNA reductase: protein MQLLTIGINHHTAPVALRERVAFPLEQIKPALATFKDIWLGATARTAPEAAILSTCNRTELYCATDDQTAREAAIQWLSKYHNLPVDELAPHVYALPQSEAVRHAFRVASGLDSMVLGETQIVGQMKDAVRTASEAGALGTYLNQLFQRTFAVAKEVRSTTEIGAQSVSMAAAAVRLAQRIFDKISNQRVLFIGAGEMIELCATHFAAQQPRELVVANRTAERGSRLAERFNGRAIPLADLPTRMHEFDIVVSCTASTLPIIGLGAVERAVKARRHRPIFMVDLAVPRDIEPEVGQLEDVFLYTVDDLGAIVREGNASRQAAVAQAEAIIETRVQNFMQWLDARSIVPVIRHMHTQADALRRAEVERAQKMLARGDDPAAVLEALSQSLTNKLIHGPTHALNRASGADRDSLIDLLGGFYKHSGSSER from the coding sequence ATGCAGCTTCTAACGATCGGAATCAATCACCACACCGCGCCCGTCGCCTTGCGCGAACGCGTGGCGTTTCCGCTCGAACAGATCAAGCCTGCCCTTGCGACGTTCAAGGACATATGGCTCGGCGCCACGGCCCGCACGGCGCCCGAAGCGGCGATCCTGTCCACCTGCAACCGCACCGAACTCTACTGCGCGACCGACGACCAGACGGCGCGCGAAGCCGCGATCCAGTGGCTGTCGAAGTACCACAATCTCCCCGTCGATGAACTCGCCCCGCACGTCTACGCACTGCCGCAGTCGGAAGCCGTGCGGCACGCGTTTCGCGTCGCGTCGGGCCTCGATTCGATGGTGCTCGGCGAAACGCAGATCGTCGGACAGATGAAGGACGCGGTGCGTACCGCGTCGGAGGCCGGCGCGCTCGGCACCTATCTGAACCAGTTGTTCCAGCGCACGTTCGCCGTGGCGAAGGAAGTGCGCAGCACGACCGAGATCGGCGCGCAGTCGGTATCGATGGCGGCGGCGGCCGTGCGGCTCGCGCAGCGCATCTTCGACAAGATCTCGAACCAGCGCGTGCTGTTCATCGGCGCGGGCGAAATGATCGAGCTGTGCGCGACGCACTTCGCCGCGCAGCAGCCGCGTGAACTGGTGGTCGCGAACCGCACCGCCGAACGCGGCTCGCGGCTCGCCGAACGCTTCAACGGCCGCGCCATTCCGCTCGCCGATCTGCCCACGCGGATGCACGAGTTCGACATCGTCGTGTCGTGTACCGCGTCGACGTTGCCGATCATCGGGCTCGGCGCAGTCGAGCGCGCGGTGAAGGCACGCCGCCACCGGCCGATCTTCATGGTCGACCTCGCCGTGCCGCGCGACATCGAACCGGAAGTCGGTCAGCTCGAAGACGTGTTCCTGTACACCGTCGACGATCTCGGCGCGATCGTCCGCGAAGGCAATGCGTCGCGTCAGGCGGCGGTCGCGCAAGCCGAAGCGATCATCGAAACGCGCGTGCAGAACTTCATGCAGTGGCTCGACGCGCGCAGCATCGTGCCGGTCATCCGCCACATGCACACGCAGGCCGACGCACTGCGCCGCGCGGAGGTTGAACGCGCGCAGAAGATGCTCGCGCGCGGCGACGATCCGGCTGCCGTACTCGAAGCGCTGTCGCAGTCGCTGACCAACAAGCTGATCCACGGCCCCACGCACGCGCTCAATCGCGCGAGCGGCGCGGACCGCGACTCGCTCATCGATCTGCTGGGCGGCTTTTACAAACACTCTGGCTCCTCGGAGCGTTAG
- a CDS encoding aminopeptidase P family protein, whose translation MNARLPKISSIPERIAELRGAMAREGIAAYLVPSADPHLSEYLPGRWQGREWLSGFTGSAGTLVVTDKFAGLWTDSRYWVQADAQLADTGVQLMKMTGGQQSAPHVEWLAQNVAAGGTVGADGAVLGVAAARTLTDALTARGVRLRTDVDLLETIWPQRPTLPTDAVYEHAAPHASVARADKLAQVRRAMQETGAQWHLISTLDDLAWLLNLRGADVSYNPVFVAHALIGLDRATLFVADGKVPDGLSSSLARDGVRVEPYAHAAAALMALPAGATLLIDPRRITFGVLQSVPSTVKLIEAVNPSTFFKSRKTEAEAEHIRATMEQDGAALAEFFAWFESALGREKVTELTIDERLTAARARRPGFKSLSFATIAGFNANGAMPHYRATAESHATIEGNGLLLIDSGGQYLSGTTDITRVVPVGTISDAQRNDFTTVLKGTMALSRAQFPRGIRSPMLDAIARTPIWEAGADYGHGTGHGVGYFLNVHEGPQVIAHYAAAESWTAMEEGMITSIEPGLYRPGKWGVRIENLVLNRAAEQTEFGDFLKFETLTLCPIDTRCLALARLRDDERAWLNAYHEMVRTRVSPHVSGDAKAWLDARTQPV comes from the coding sequence ATGAATGCCCGTCTTCCGAAAATCTCCTCGATCCCCGAGCGCATCGCCGAGCTGCGCGGCGCGATGGCCCGCGAAGGAATCGCCGCGTATCTGGTGCCGTCCGCCGATCCGCATCTGTCCGAATATCTGCCGGGCCGCTGGCAAGGCCGCGAATGGCTGTCCGGCTTCACCGGTTCCGCCGGCACGCTGGTCGTCACCGACAAGTTCGCAGGACTATGGACCGACAGCCGCTACTGGGTCCAGGCCGACGCGCAGCTGGCCGACACCGGCGTGCAGTTGATGAAAATGACCGGCGGCCAGCAGAGCGCCCCGCATGTCGAGTGGCTCGCGCAGAACGTCGCGGCTGGCGGCACGGTAGGCGCGGACGGCGCAGTGCTGGGCGTCGCTGCCGCACGCACGCTGACCGACGCGCTGACCGCGCGCGGCGTCCGCCTGCGCACCGACGTCGATCTGCTCGAAACGATCTGGCCGCAGCGTCCCACGTTGCCGACCGATGCCGTCTACGAACACGCTGCGCCGCACGCGAGCGTCGCGCGCGCCGACAAGCTGGCCCAGGTGCGCCGCGCGATGCAGGAAACCGGGGCGCAGTGGCATCTGATCTCGACACTCGACGACCTCGCGTGGCTCCTCAACCTGCGCGGTGCGGACGTCAGCTACAACCCGGTGTTCGTGGCGCACGCGCTGATCGGCCTCGACCGCGCGACGCTGTTCGTCGCCGACGGCAAGGTGCCGGACGGCCTCTCGTCGTCGCTGGCGCGCGACGGCGTGCGGGTCGAGCCGTATGCGCACGCGGCCGCCGCGCTGATGGCGCTGCCCGCCGGCGCAACGCTGCTGATCGATCCGCGGCGGATCACGTTCGGCGTGCTGCAGTCGGTGCCGTCTACCGTGAAGCTGATCGAGGCGGTGAATCCGTCGACGTTCTTCAAGTCGCGCAAGACCGAGGCCGAAGCCGAACACATCCGCGCGACGATGGAGCAGGACGGCGCCGCGCTCGCCGAATTCTTCGCGTGGTTCGAAAGCGCGCTGGGCCGCGAGAAGGTCACCGAGCTGACCATCGACGAGCGTCTGACGGCAGCCCGCGCGCGCCGGCCCGGCTTCAAGTCGCTGAGCTTCGCGACGATCGCCGGCTTCAACGCGAACGGCGCGATGCCGCACTATCGCGCAACGGCCGAGTCGCACGCGACGATCGAAGGCAATGGTCTGCTGCTGATCGATTCCGGCGGCCAGTACCTGAGCGGCACAACGGACATCACGCGGGTCGTGCCGGTCGGCACGATCAGCGACGCGCAGCGCAACGATTTCACGACGGTGCTCAAAGGCACGATGGCGCTGTCGCGTGCGCAGTTCCCGCGCGGCATCCGCTCGCCGATGCTCGACGCGATCGCGCGCACGCCGATCTGGGAAGCGGGCGCGGACTACGGTCACGGCACCGGTCACGGCGTCGGCTACTTCCTGAACGTGCACGAAGGTCCGCAGGTGATCGCGCACTACGCGGCCGCCGAATCGTGGACCGCGATGGAAGAAGGGATGATCACGTCGATCGAACCGGGTCTGTACCGGCCGGGCAAGTGGGGCGTGCGGATCGAGAACCTCGTGTTGAATCGCGCAGCGGAGCAGACCGAGTTCGGCGACTTCCTGAAGTTCGAAACGCTGACGCTGTGCCCGATCGACACGCGCTGCCTCGCGCTTGCGCGCCTGCGCGACGACGAACGCGCGTGGCTGAACGCGTATCACGAGATGGTGCGCACGCGCGTGTCGCCGCATGTGTCGGGTGACGCGAAGGCGTGGCTCGACGCGCGCACGCAGCCGGTGTGA
- a CDS encoding cysteine hydrolase family protein: protein MTDLAVLVIDVQKAFFFGPDAAYRGDEVVDGINRLTGAARAAGVPVFFVQHDGEAGDEVEPNTDGWQLHPGLVRNDADAVVNKAVGDSFHETRLADLLARRGVERVLICGYATEFCIDTGARSAASLGFRTTIVGDLHTTQHTSALTPKQLVDHYNQLWPRTSLSGNRVGVRLLSDVLATELA from the coding sequence ATGACTGATCTCGCGGTGCTGGTCATCGACGTACAGAAGGCGTTTTTCTTCGGCCCCGACGCTGCGTATCGCGGCGACGAAGTGGTCGACGGCATCAACCGGCTGACCGGCGCCGCGCGTGCAGCCGGTGTGCCGGTGTTCTTCGTGCAGCACGACGGCGAGGCCGGCGACGAAGTCGAGCCGAACACCGACGGCTGGCAACTGCACCCCGGCCTCGTGCGCAACGATGCGGACGCGGTCGTCAACAAGGCGGTCGGCGATTCGTTTCACGAGACGCGGCTCGCCGATCTGCTCGCGCGGCGCGGCGTCGAACGCGTGCTGATCTGCGGCTACGCCACCGAGTTCTGCATCGACACCGGCGCGCGCAGTGCGGCGTCGCTTGGCTTCCGGACGACGATCGTCGGCGATCTGCACACCACACAGCACACGTCGGCACTCACGCCGAAACAGCTCGTCGATCACTACAACCAGCTGTGGCCGCGCACGTCGCTGTCGGGCAACCGCGTCGGTGTGCGTCTGCTGTCCGACGTGCTCGCGACGGAGCTCGCATGA